The Mesorhizobium loti genome includes a region encoding these proteins:
- a CDS encoding helix-turn-helix domain-containing protein — MDKRDLSTIFRERLKTLLTRSDLNQSAFATAVGIDRSALSQLLSGASTRLPRAETLLNIAAEFKVSLDWLLGLSQDEGLTGEIRESLEIEEAPDGFDRTLLAKWHAEAAGTKIRYVPAGIPDLLRTEALVDYEAGIANKSRLAQAGETQYRIDYNRRPETDMEVCMPRHTLEIFARGLGVWDRFPEADRRAQLLHMATLLDDLYPTFRLFLYDGRMRYSIPYTIFGPYRAAIYVGDMYLVLNATQPIQTLIQHFDNLIRAADINAHEASSFAHRLAGMSFPTGTV; from the coding sequence ATGGACAAGCGCGACCTGTCGACGATCTTCCGCGAACGCTTGAAAACGCTCTTGACACGCTCCGACCTCAACCAGTCGGCCTTCGCGACCGCGGTCGGCATCGACCGCTCGGCGCTGTCGCAGCTGTTGTCGGGCGCCTCGACCCGCCTGCCCCGCGCCGAAACGCTGCTCAACATCGCCGCCGAGTTCAAAGTGTCGCTCGACTGGCTACTCGGCCTCAGCCAGGACGAGGGCCTCACCGGCGAAATCCGCGAGAGCCTGGAGATCGAGGAGGCACCCGACGGCTTCGACCGCACGCTGCTGGCCAAATGGCATGCCGAGGCGGCCGGCACCAAGATCCGCTACGTTCCGGCCGGCATTCCCGATCTTCTGCGCACCGAAGCGTTGGTCGACTATGAGGCGGGCATCGCCAACAAGAGCCGCCTGGCCCAGGCCGGAGAAACGCAATACCGCATCGACTACAACAGGCGGCCGGAAACCGACATGGAAGTCTGCATGCCGCGCCACACGCTGGAGATCTTTGCACGTGGGCTGGGTGTCTGGGATCGTTTCCCGGAAGCCGACCGGCGCGCCCAGCTGCTGCATATGGCGACGCTGCTCGACGATCTCTATCCGACCTTCCGGCTGTTTCTCTATGACGGGCGGATGCGCTATTCGATCCCCTACACCATCTTCGGACCCTATCGTGCCGCCATCTATGTCGGCGACATGTATCTGGTGCTCAACGCCACCCAGCCGATCCAGACGCTGATCCAGCATTTCGACAATCTGATCCGCGCCGCCGACATCAACGCGCACGAAGCCTCCAGCTTCGCGCACAGACTGGCCGGCATGTCGTTCCCAACAGGCACTGTCTGA